Proteins from one Bactrocera neohumeralis isolate Rockhampton chromosome 3, APGP_CSIRO_Bneo_wtdbg2-racon-allhic-juicebox.fasta_v2, whole genome shotgun sequence genomic window:
- the LOC126753507 gene encoding mucin-5AC, whose protein sequence is MRSALLIFVAVVSSAAGHRYGNLPTSASYALPASVTSAAAASRASSVATTTATSLSSTKETPTPTATIESADGAESAAAGESGAVTTTQAAPTTVTIPAVLAVSSTAKNEEAVSETLTELPIASPPTSLLPPDSDVDSPQRRVVTYDQRQDGQYNIRADLENFMIVLIPPSPSEGLDILDLLSSVRRSSLRSKSKRKHFANSAGSTKYRHPLKSSATFPSSLQYVGRQQAPHSLEGSRGYLTAPQFAQSPFDAFLGAHGSPASVFSTLGASSNRLSDFIEGRTTSRFDIAANEENAAADLQPDRPVDVLPPPYPLAYQHLIKPYHLEAEPTVIQALPPPELNSAPARISGNYLDSYNQLLAPGLTASNNAAAGDIATISTTTTTAAAKPTENGAGYYRLSRAIRGDSFLDSNRVSSPNSIHQNSADLQPLYRADHSLGATYLYPPIDTPRLYFHPEPNGKSFEAPHDAVDRSQILDDVEDNARVGELYVPPRELKDDIEWEQFFDTMVKEANDSLCMPGQRRDSYGICRQVDGY, encoded by the coding sequence ATGCGGAGCGCGCTTTTAATTTTCGTGGCTGTTGTCAGCTCGGCAGCGGGTCACAGGTATGGGAATTTACCAACCTCCGCAAGTTATGCCTTGCCCGCAAGTGTAACAAGTGCTGCTGCTGCATCGCGTGCTAGTAGTGtagccacaacaacagcaactagcCTCAGCTCCACAAAAGAAACGCCAACACCAACCGCCACCATTGAGTCAGCCGACGGAGCGGAGAGTGCAGCCGCAGGCGAAAGCGGTGCCGTTACCACCACACAAGCCGCGCCAACCACAGTTACTATTCCCGCTGTGCTGGCTGTTTCTAGTACGGCAAAAAATGAGGAAGCTGTCAGTGAAACTCTAACCGAGTTGCCCATTGCCTCGCCGCCGACATCGCTTTTGCCACCCGACAGCGATGTGGACTCACCGCAACGTCGTGTAGTAACCTATGATCAGCGTCAGGACGGCCAGTATAATATACGTGCCGATTTGGAGAATTTCATGATCGTACTGATACCACCATCACCCTCTGAGGGCTTGGATATACTAGATTTGTTATCCTCAGTGCGTCGTAGTTCTTTGCGTTCGAAATCGAAGCGCAAACATTTCGCAAATAGCGCAGGCAGCACCAAATATCGTCACCCTTTGAAATCATCAGCAACCTTTCCTTCAAGTTTGCAATATGTGGGCCGTCAGCAAGCACCACACTCATTAGAAGGATCGCGTGGTTACCTCACCGCACCGCAATTTGCGCAATCTCCTTTTGATGCCTTCCTCGGTGCGCATGGTTCCCCGGCATCAGTATTTTCTACTTTGGGTGCATCTTCCAATCGTCTCTCAGATTTCATTGAGGGTCGCACCACGTCTCGTTTTGATATCGCCGCCAATGAAGAGAATGCCGCAGCAGACTTGCAGCCTGATCGCCCGGTGGATGTATTACCGCCACCATATCCACTTGCCTACCAGCACCTCATCAAACCCTATCATCTGGAGGCAGAGCCGACGGTCATTCAAGCTTTACCACCGCCAGAGTTGAACAGCGCACCGGCGCGTATTTCTGGTAACTATCTGGATAGCTATAATCAGTTGCTGGCACCTGGTCTCACAGCTAGCAATAACGCTGCTGCTGGCGACATCGCTACGATTTCCACCACCACAACAACCGCAGCGGCCAAACCCACAGAAAACGGTGCTGGTTATTATCGCCTTTCGCGTGCCATACGCGGCGACAGTTTCCTGGACTCGAATCGTGTGAGCTCACCGAATAGTATACATCAAAACAGCGCTGATCTACAGCCACTTTATCGCGCAGATCACTCACTGGGCGCTACTTATCTGTATCCGCCGATCGATACGCCACGTCTCTACTTCCATCCAGAGCCAAATGGAAAAAGCTTTGAGGCGCCTCACGATGCCGTTGATCGCTCACAGATTTTGGACGATGTAGAGGATAATGCACGTGTGGGAGAGCTGTATGTGCCGCCGCGTGAGCTGAAAGACGACATTGAGTGGGAGCAGTTCTTCGACACGATGGTCAAGGAGGCAAACGATTCACTGTGCATGCCTGGACAGCGACGCGACAGCTACGGCATTTGTCGTCAAGTGGATGGCTACTGA